TTCGAGCCGTTCCGCCAGGGGATCGCCGCTGCTCGGCCGCAGCTTGGCGCAATCACTCGGGCTGACGCCGAAGTCCGCCGGCTGAAGGGCCAGACCAAGAAGACGAAGAAAGGAACGAAGCCCGAGCGATCCAAGGAAGATCCTGAGTTCAAGGCCGAACTGCTAGTCGCGAACAATGAGTTCAAGCGGCTCAAGGCGGACCTGTTCGTTCCGTTCGCGCTAGTTTGGCGGGGGCTGCAACGCGAGTGGATGGATGCGGCGATGGTGCTGTCACCCGACGGGCAGCCGTCGTGGCCAGCTCTGCTCGGCACTGGCGGAAACGACGGGCGACTCGACTTCACCAACACCGTCATGAAGCGCCTGGGCGATCTGTTCGACCTCGGCTCGGCCAGGGGCGTTCCTCGCCCCGGCGCCCTTGCGCTCCTGCAGAGTTCGCTCGTGAGCGCGCCTGCTGCGGCGCTGGTGGACGCAGCGGTTGGCCAGTTCTTGCCGGGATCGGCGGGCGGAGCGAATGGCACTACGGGACCGGAGGCCTCCAGTCGAGTCAACCCCTGGGACTTCGTCCTCATGTTGGAGGGGGCCGTGGCGTTTCGAGGGCAGGCCACCCGTAGACTCGGGGTGCA
Above is a genomic segment from Deltaproteobacteria bacterium containing:
- the csx17 gene encoding type I-U CRISPR-associated protein Csx17, yielding MTFHLHHLHGCTPTPLAYYLKAIGILRLVAQQKDADARGLWRDQHFCLLTRLDTAALERFFLEEYAPTPFVSPWNKGSGFYIANDEGLGPVERSTAPRFEPFRQGIAAARPQLGAITRADAEVRRLKGQTKKTKKGTKPERSKEDPEFKAELLVANNEFKRLKADLFVPFALVWRGLQREWMDAAMVLSPDGQPSWPALLGTGGNDGRLDFTNTVMKRLGDLFDLGSARGVPRPGALALLQSSLVSAPAAALVDAAVGQFLPGSAGGANGTTGPEASSRVNPWDFVLMLEGAVAFRGQATRRLGVQGDLRAAVPFAVTAGPVGHGTRGREKATRGEQWMPLWERPASWQDVTALFCEGRAQLGRSSARRPLDFARAIAKLGVARGLSGFVRYG